The following proteins come from a genomic window of Takifugu rubripes chromosome 11, fTakRub1.2, whole genome shotgun sequence:
- the rnf26 gene encoding E3 ubiquitin-protein ligase RNF26, with amino-acid sequence MGLLNLVISTVSRCLDAICLLLDLNFIIVHTVMRTVVGVITFIICLPNLFLTSLTELGNFLVFGVISLAESTSNVAQGTVTMLGSIVLVLEGLLESLKMMGYLTMHVLLRGKEHLCRGLLSVLEGCGIVVSLIVYFTNTVVNFVLIATQNAYVVVVSVLQTVSCPLQKVLELTLTCLTCLYSSLVGTSVLLWSPCKMVLDFLVSLVHMFISIFILNIYGLLLTVTIALTTTAYLNPELTRNVALRTVDYIFSYTAIRRLYLALSAFASATSYVLSAALQHLPRILHHLYLLEQRLWQHLSRLRTQLSSQLSLAWRAWYHQDHRAHGDGDPGDQRRDPPDGRAGEPAHLEVPSSSRVRPENEQLSTGLGSKPPVPAENLLTLLKEQEDRKKCVICQDSNKTVVLLPCRHLCLCRGCTNILLRQPLYQQNCPLCRHMILNTMDVYL; translated from the coding sequence ATGGGTTTGTTGAATCTTGTAATATCCACTGTAAGCAGATGTTTGGACGCCATCTGCTTGCTGCTGGACCTTAATTTTATCATCGTTCATACAGTAATGCGGACTGTCGTGGGAGTCATTACCTTTATAATATGCCTTCCCAACCTGTTCCTTACGTCACTGACGGAACTGGGCAACTTTCTTGTATTTGGGGTAATATCCTTAGCAGAATCAACTTCAAATGTAGCCCAAGGGACTGTCACCATGCTGGGCAGTATAGTACTGGTTCTGGAAGGGTTACTGGAGAGCCTGAAGATGATGGGATACCTTACCATGCATGTCCTCCTTCGTGGTAAGGAGCATCTGTGTCGAGGTCTTCTGTCAGTCCTGGAGGGTTGTGGCATTGTTGTCAGCTTGATTGTCTATTTCACCAACACTGTTGTCAACTTTGTGCTCATTGCAACTCAGAATGCTTATGTGGTGGTGGTCAGCGTGCTGCAGACTGTCTCCTGCCCCCTACAGAAAGTGCTGGAGCTCACACTGACGTGCCTCACCTGTCTGTATAGCAGCCTGGTTGGGACCTCGGTGCTTCTGTGGTCACCGTGTAAAATGGTGTTGGATTTCTTGGTCTCACTGGTTCACATGTTTATTAGTATCTTCATATTGAACATCTATGGACTCCTCCTCACTGTCACAATTGCTCTGACTACCACCGCTTACCTGAATCCAGAGCTGACCCGAAACGTTGCGCTGCGTACAGTGGATTACATCTTTTCCTACACTGCCATTCGCCGACTCTATTTGGCCCTCAGTGCCTTCGCTTCAGCCACTTCATATGTTCTCTCTGCAGCCTTGCAGCATCTGCCCAGGATCCTCCATCACCTCTATTTGTTGGAGCAGAGACTCTGGCAGCACTTGTCTCGACTGCGCACGCAGCTCAGCAGCCAGCTCAGTCTGGCTTGGAGGGCATGGTACCACCAGGACCACCGTGCCCACGGTGATGGAGACCCTGGGGATCAGAGGCGGGACCCACCAGATGGGAGAGCGGGAGAGCCTGCCCATCTAGAGGTGCCCTCATCAAGCAGAGTCAGACCAGAAAATGAGCAGTTATCAACAGGTCTTGGCAGTAAACCTCCTGTCCCTGCTGAGAATCTGCTGACGCTGTTGAAGGAGCAGGAAGACAGAAAGAAGTGTGTTATCTGTCAGGACTCCAACAAGAcggtggtgctgctgccctgCAGACACCTCTGCCTGTGCAGAGGCTGCACAAACATTCTCTTGAGGCAGCCGTTGTACCAGCAGAACTGCCCGCTCTGTCGACACATGATCCTGAACACTATGGACGTATATCTGTAA
- the c1qtnf5 gene encoding complement C1q tumor necrosis factor-related protein 5 — MQEDTEECAFLIGLQDCSLQSFLTSSSFQGLVEKSHRQRQKLSQTSTMTSPWLLPLLYSLLLQIHLSSQLEDNKIPPSLCTGHPGIPGSPGLHGSPGQPGRDGRDGRDAPLGEKGHKGDRGDPGETGLRGLMGDRGDPGEKGERGQAGECAVAPKSAFTAKIAEGRTLPHSVGNAVQFDKVLLNEQDDYSPETGRFTCKVPGVYFFTVHATVYRTSLQFDLMKNAHTVASYFQFYGNWPKPVSLSGSSLLHLVPGDQVWVQMSLSEYNGFYSSTKTDSTFTGFLVYSDWKNSAVFA, encoded by the exons ATGCAGGAAGACACAGAAGAATGTGCAT ttTTAATTGGATTGCAGGACTGTTCCCTCCAGTCATtcctcaccagcagcagcttccagggTCTTGTCGAGAAGTCACATCGGCAGAGGCAGAAGCTCTCACAGACGTCCA CGATGACCTCACCCTGGCTGCTCCCCCTCCTAtactccctcctcctccaaattCATCTTTCCAGCCAGCTTGAAGACAACAAGATCCCTCCCAGTCTGTGCACTGGCCACCCCGGTATCCCTGGTTCTCCTGGCCTTCATGGCAGTCCTGGCCAGCCTGGAAGAGACGGGAGGGATGGACGAGACGCTCCTTTGGGAGAGAAGGGCCACAAGGGGGACAGGGGAGACCCAG GTGAGACGGGACTGAGGGGCCTGATGGGGGACAGAGGCGACCCAGGAGAGAAAGGTGAGCGGGGTCAGGCAGGGGAGTGTGCGGTCGCACCAAAATCAGCATTCACCGCCAAGATCGCCGAGGGCCGCACGCTACCCCACAGCGTGGGCAACGCGGTCCAGTTCGACAAGGTCTTACTGAACGAGCAGGATGACTACAGCCCGGAGACAGGCCGCTTCACCTGCAAAGTCCCCGGAGTTTACTTCTTCACCGTCCACGCCACCGTCTACCGAACCAGCCTGCAGTTCGACCTGATGAAAAACGCGCACACGGTGGCGTCCTATTTCCAGTTCTACGGCAACTGGCCCAAGCCGGTGTCTCTGTCGGGCAGCTCGCTGCTCCACCTCGTCCCGGGTGACCAGGTGTGGGTTCAGATGTCTCTGTCTGAGTACAACGGATTTTACTCCAGCACCAAGACAGACAGCACCTTCACTGGGTTCCTCGTGTACTCCGACTGGAAAAACTCTGCTGTATTCGCATGA